One Prevotella intermedia ATCC 25611 = DSM 20706 DNA window includes the following coding sequences:
- the miaB gene encoding tRNA (N6-isopentenyl adenosine(37)-C2)-methylthiotransferase MiaB → MKKLYIETYGCQMNVADSEVVASVMKMAGYDACENEDEADAIFLNTCSIRENAENKIYNRLETLYAEKKKGREVILGVLGCMAERVRKDLIDNHHANLVCGPDSYLNLPEMIARCENGHNAMDVDLSTTETYRDIVPQRIGGNRVSGFVSIMRGCNNFCHYCIVPFTRGRERSRDVESILREVKDLHDRGFKEVTLLGQNVNSYGLLPNGKRPENGTSFAELLRKVAQSVPDMRVRFSTSNPEDMTEDILHAVADEPNLCNHIHFPAQSGSNTVLKNMNRKYTREDYLEKVAAIRRIIPNCGLTTDIFVGYHNETLEDQELTLSLVRECQFDSAFMFKYSERPGTYAAKHLPDNISEEEKVRRLNELIKLQTEISAIQNKKDEGKEFDVLIERFSKRSREQLMGRTEQNKAVIIPRGNHHIGDTVRVRITGSSSATLIGEVVE, encoded by the coding sequence ATGAAAAAACTCTATATAGAGACATACGGCTGCCAGATGAATGTGGCAGACTCGGAAGTTGTTGCTTCCGTTATGAAGATGGCAGGATACGATGCGTGTGAGAACGAAGACGAGGCTGACGCTATTTTCCTCAATACTTGCTCCATACGAGAAAACGCAGAAAACAAGATTTACAACCGTTTGGAAACTCTTTACGCCGAAAAGAAGAAAGGCAGAGAAGTCATTCTCGGCGTGTTGGGGTGTATGGCAGAGCGTGTTCGCAAGGATTTGATTGACAATCACCACGCCAATCTTGTATGCGGACCCGACTCGTATCTGAACTTGCCCGAGATGATAGCACGCTGCGAAAACGGACACAACGCAATGGACGTAGACCTTTCTACCACCGAAACCTACCGCGACATCGTGCCACAGCGCATTGGCGGCAACCGTGTATCGGGCTTCGTGAGCATTATGCGTGGCTGCAACAACTTCTGCCACTATTGCATCGTGCCGTTTACACGAGGCAGGGAACGTTCGCGCGACGTGGAAAGCATATTGCGTGAGGTGAAAGACTTGCACGACAGAGGCTTCAAGGAGGTTACACTGTTAGGTCAGAACGTAAATTCCTACGGACTATTGCCAAACGGAAAACGCCCGGAAAACGGAACATCGTTTGCCGAACTGCTGCGTAAGGTGGCACAAAGCGTACCCGATATGCGTGTGCGCTTCTCTACTTCCAATCCCGAAGATATGACGGAGGATATTCTGCACGCAGTAGCCGACGAGCCAAACCTTTGCAACCATATCCATTTCCCTGCACAAAGCGGCAGCAACACCGTGCTGAAGAATATGAACCGCAAGTACACTCGTGAAGACTACTTGGAGAAAGTGGCAGCCATTCGCCGAATTATTCCGAACTGCGGACTCACAACCGACATCTTTGTGGGCTATCACAACGAAACGTTGGAAGACCAAGAACTCACACTATCGCTGGTTCGTGAATGCCAATTCGACTCTGCCTTTATGTTCAAATATTCAGAACGACCCGGAACCTACGCAGCAAAGCATTTGCCCGACAACATTTCGGAAGAGGAAAAGGTACGCCGTCTGAATGAGCTCATAAAACTTCAGACCGAGATTTCGGCTATTCAGAACAAGAAAGACGAAGGAAAAGAGTTCGATGTGCTAATTGAACGCTTCAGCAAACGCAGCCGCGAGCAGCTTATGGGACGCACCGAGCAAAACAAAGCCGTTATTATTCCACGCGGCAACCACCATATAGGCGACACCGTACGAGTGCGCATAACAGGCTCAAGTTCGGCTACGCTCATTGGAGAAGTAGTGGAATAA
- a CDS encoding ABC transporter ATP-binding protein, whose protein sequence is MKEFLQILRRFVPPYKKYLVWSVTFNILSALLNIFSFAALIPLLQILFKVNTGIKATQVMAWSDGSFKDVLANNADYYTQMFIADWGPTTTLLIIGLIMGFMTFLKTGAYFLSSASIIPVRTGVVRDIRNQLYQKITSLSLGFFSEERKGDIIARMSGDVQEVDTSVMSSLDLLFKNPILVLIYFITLMVISWQLTIFTLLFVPLFASFMGIVGRKLKQSSITAQALWSDTMSQVEETLGGLRIIKAFCAEGMMNQRFHKINSMYRNDIMRVNIRQQMAHPMSEFLGTIMIIVVLWFGGTLVLGESPVISGPTFIYYLVILYSILNPLKEISKAGYNIAKGLASMERIDKILMAENTIKEVEEPKHIEVFNHQIEFRNVSFAYDTIIKEDGTTEPKWVLRNINLIIPKGKTIALVGQSGSGKSTLLDLIPRYYDVQEGEILIDGINIKELGLHDLRHLIGNVNQEAILFNDTFKNNISFGVAADDNGIVEAAKIANAHDFISQTEKGYETNIGDRGGRLSGGQRQRVSIARAILKNPPILILDEATSALDTESERLVQDALYKLMKTRTTIAVAHRLSTIKNSDEICVMHEGEIVERGTHDELMQLNGYYKKLHDMQEI, encoded by the coding sequence ATGAAAGAATTTCTCCAAATATTGCGCAGGTTTGTTCCACCTTATAAGAAGTATCTTGTATGGTCGGTTACCTTCAATATCCTATCTGCTTTACTGAACATCTTCTCGTTTGCGGCACTCATTCCGTTGCTCCAGATACTGTTTAAAGTAAACACAGGCATCAAGGCAACGCAGGTTATGGCGTGGAGCGATGGCTCTTTTAAAGATGTTTTGGCAAACAACGCCGACTACTACACGCAAATGTTCATCGCAGATTGGGGGCCAACGACGACATTGCTTATCATCGGCTTGATAATGGGCTTTATGACTTTCCTGAAAACAGGTGCTTATTTCCTGTCTTCAGCTTCTATTATTCCAGTCAGAACGGGTGTCGTCCGCGACATTCGCAATCAGCTTTACCAGAAGATAACATCGCTTTCGCTTGGCTTTTTCAGCGAAGAGAGAAAGGGAGATATTATTGCAAGAATGAGCGGTGATGTGCAGGAAGTAGACACTTCCGTAATGTCTTCGCTCGATTTGCTGTTCAAAAATCCAATCCTCGTATTGATTTACTTCATTACTTTGATGGTTATTTCGTGGCAACTGACGATTTTTACCTTGCTTTTCGTTCCTCTCTTTGCCTCGTTTATGGGCATTGTGGGCAGGAAATTAAAGCAAAGCAGCATTACGGCACAAGCCCTTTGGAGCGATACGATGAGCCAAGTAGAAGAGACTTTGGGCGGTTTGCGCATCATCAAAGCTTTCTGTGCAGAGGGCATGATGAACCAAAGGTTTCATAAAATAAACTCTATGTACCGCAACGACATTATGCGCGTGAACATTCGACAGCAGATGGCGCACCCCATGAGCGAATTTCTTGGCACCATTATGATTATCGTTGTGCTGTGGTTTGGCGGTACGCTCGTATTGGGAGAGTCTCCTGTCATAAGCGGTCCTACCTTTATTTACTATCTTGTTATTCTGTATAGCATTCTCAATCCGCTGAAAGAAATATCAAAAGCGGGCTACAACATCGCAAAAGGATTGGCTTCGATGGAGCGAATTGACAAGATATTGATGGCAGAAAATACAATAAAAGAAGTGGAAGAACCGAAGCATATTGAGGTTTTCAACCACCAAATAGAGTTCCGTAACGTCAGCTTTGCATACGATACGATTATAAAAGAAGACGGAACAACAGAGCCAAAGTGGGTTTTGCGTAACATTAATTTGATTATTCCGAAAGGCAAAACCATTGCACTTGTTGGACAAAGTGGTAGCGGAAAGTCTACATTGCTCGACCTTATTCCTCGCTATTACGATGTGCAAGAAGGCGAAATACTAATTGACGGCATCAATATAAAAGAACTCGGGCTACACGATTTGCGCCACCTTATCGGCAATGTGAACCAAGAAGCCATTCTTTTTAACGATACATTCAAGAACAACATCTCTTTCGGAGTGGCGGCTGACGACAACGGAATCGTTGAGGCTGCGAAGATTGCAAACGCCCACGACTTTATTTCGCAGACTGAAAAAGGCTACGAAACAAACATTGGCGACCGTGGTGGCAGACTGTCTGGCGGACAACGGCAGCGTGTCAGCATTGCCCGCGCCATTCTAAAGAACCCTCCTATCCTTATTCTTGACGAGGCAACGTCGGCTCTCGACACCGAAAGCGAACGTCTGGTGCAAGACGCACTCTACAAATTAATGAAGACGCGCACGACAATTGCAGTGGCACACCGCCTTTCAACCATTAAAAACTCCGACGAAATATGCGTTATGCACGAAGGAGAAATCGTGGAAAGAGGTACACACGACGAGTTAATGCAGCTCAACGGATATTACAAAAAGCTGCACGATATGCAAGAAATATAA
- a CDS encoding LTA synthase family protein translates to MPTQHLQPLLSLVANVVLAYLVYLVARVAYLLENYSFFKEGLNFGHLMRMFRGGLMFDTTALVYSNALYILLMLFPLWLKETDAYHRFCRWLFVVVNAIGLFLNLCDAVYFPFTLRRTTTSVFREFDNENNLGGIFTTEVVNHWYFVLLFIVVVWGMYKLYRMPKSNASNFNTPQKKWQFAGINFLSLALAAVICVGGARGGLQSGVRPITISNANEYVKRPIECALVLNTPFALMRTIGKSIFKVPATFASLDASAKFFNPIHTPNAEVKANKKNVVILIVESFGREYIGAYNTQLEGGRYKGYTPNVDKLIKESTVFEYSYANGHKSIDGMPSSLCGIPMFIEPFILTPASMNDYTGIPGHLSKWGYQTAFFHGANRGSMGFLAFANKIGFQKYYGRQDYAQDKRFGGDADFDGNWGIWDEPFLQYYCAKMGEMKQPFMTALFTVSSHHPFVVPDKYKDQFKGGQLPIHKCIRYTDMAIGRFFESARKQPWFKNTIFILVSDHTNQSNHQQYKTDIGEFSAPFILYDPSGEIKPEKRAGIAQQTDIMPTVFGILGYNKPYLSFGCDLLNTPPQQTYALNYINGVYQYTKNGYTMQFDGNRVTGIYSLKDLLMQHNLVGKIPEQAQMERELKAIIYQYMYRMVNNKLR, encoded by the coding sequence ATGCCAACACAACATTTACAACCATTGCTCTCTTTGGTTGCAAATGTTGTGTTGGCATATTTGGTTTATCTCGTTGCCCGCGTGGCTTACCTGCTTGAAAACTATTCTTTCTTCAAAGAGGGGCTGAACTTTGGGCATTTGATGAGAATGTTCCGAGGCGGCTTAATGTTCGACACCACAGCCCTTGTGTACAGCAACGCACTCTACATTCTGCTGATGCTATTCCCGCTTTGGCTAAAAGAAACAGACGCTTATCATCGTTTCTGCCGTTGGTTATTCGTCGTCGTGAATGCCATTGGCTTGTTCTTAAACCTCTGCGACGCCGTCTATTTCCCCTTTACGCTGCGCCGAACCACAACAAGTGTATTCCGAGAGTTCGACAACGAGAACAATTTAGGAGGCATTTTCACCACAGAAGTTGTGAACCATTGGTATTTCGTGTTGCTTTTCATAGTCGTAGTGTGGGGTATGTACAAGCTTTACAGAATGCCAAAGAGCAACGCTTCCAACTTCAATACGCCTCAAAAGAAGTGGCAATTTGCAGGAATCAACTTCCTATCGTTGGCACTTGCCGCTGTCATTTGTGTGGGCGGAGCACGTGGCGGACTGCAAAGTGGTGTGCGTCCTATTACGATTAGCAATGCCAACGAATATGTGAAACGCCCCATCGAGTGCGCTTTGGTACTGAATACGCCTTTCGCACTGATGCGAACCATCGGCAAAAGCATTTTCAAAGTGCCTGCAACCTTTGCTTCTCTCGATGCATCTGCAAAGTTCTTCAATCCCATTCATACGCCCAATGCAGAAGTAAAAGCCAACAAAAAGAATGTTGTCATACTGATTGTTGAAAGTTTTGGACGCGAATATATCGGTGCTTACAACACACAACTCGAAGGCGGACGCTACAAAGGCTATACGCCAAACGTAGATAAACTTATCAAGGAAAGCACCGTTTTTGAGTATTCGTATGCCAACGGACACAAGAGCATCGACGGAATGCCTTCTTCCTTGTGCGGTATTCCGATGTTCATAGAACCTTTCATACTGACTCCCGCCTCTATGAACGACTACACAGGCATTCCCGGACATCTTTCAAAGTGGGGCTATCAAACAGCTTTCTTCCACGGAGCTAACCGCGGTTCAATGGGTTTCCTTGCCTTTGCCAACAAGATAGGCTTTCAAAAATACTATGGCAGACAGGATTATGCGCAGGACAAACGCTTTGGCGGCGATGCCGACTTCGATGGAAACTGGGGCATTTGGGACGAACCTTTCCTGCAATACTATTGCGCAAAGATGGGCGAAATGAAGCAACCGTTTATGACGGCTTTGTTTACAGTCTCAAGTCATCACCCCTTTGTCGTGCCAGACAAATACAAAGACCAATTCAAAGGCGGTCAGCTGCCTATCCACAAATGCATTCGTTACACCGATATGGCTATCGGCCGTTTCTTTGAAAGTGCCCGAAAGCAACCTTGGTTCAAGAATACCATCTTTATATTAGTAAGCGACCACACCAACCAAAGCAACCACCAACAATACAAAACCGACATTGGCGAATTCAGCGCACCCTTCATTCTCTACGACCCATCGGGCGAAATAAAACCCGAAAAGCGTGCCGGCATCGCACAGCAAACAGACATTATGCCGACCGTCTTTGGCATTTTAGGCTACAACAAGCCTTATCTTTCGTTTGGTTGCGACCTTCTCAACACGCCACCGCAGCAGACTTACGCGCTCAACTATATCAACGGAGTGTACCAATACACGAAGAACGGCTACACAATGCAGTTCGACGGCAACCGAGTAACAGGCATTTATAGTCTGAAAGACCTGCTTATGCAGCACAATCTCGTAGGCAAAATACCCGAACAAGCACAGATGGAACGCGAATTAAAGGCAATTATTTATCAGTATATGTACCGTATGGTAAACAATAAACTTAGGTAA
- a CDS encoding ISL3 family transposase: protein MNASLLNHLQGVKDYTFSGSVYKDKRLFLNLFYNPKGFCHCPNCRSRKLIKYGKVHRDIRALPVGSTPTILHLTLQRYQCKNCHHVFQSRIPFTNGEASYTKKFQAYILDLLRLGLTISAVARHLRINWHVVKDIHKAHLHKHYRNPNLKGLRCIGIDEFAVHKGQIYKTIVVDHETGRIVYVGNGRSKEALAKFWRRVKRLKVKIEVVSSDLSAAFISSVGQNAPDAIHVYDRFHIVQLVAQAMDKTRRSVYKQTTDMEQRKVIKGNRWILLRKEPEKSDKKYKKRLDNILETNKPLATAYYLYEDIDQIWMQKNKEEALRQLEYWCRQAQESKLYCFKKAAASLMARRTGISAWYDYQISNARVEGINNKIKMIKRKAYGFRDEKYFELILLGLYDETNAIMR, encoded by the coding sequence ATGAATGCAAGCCTATTAAACCATCTTCAGGGTGTCAAGGACTATACCTTCAGCGGTTCTGTCTACAAAGATAAGCGATTATTTTTAAACTTATTCTATAATCCCAAAGGATTTTGTCATTGTCCTAATTGTCGTAGCCGTAAACTAATCAAATACGGAAAGGTCCATCGTGATATCCGTGCTTTACCAGTAGGCTCAACTCCTACGATACTTCATTTGACCCTTCAGCGTTACCAATGCAAGAATTGTCACCATGTCTTTCAGTCCAGAATACCGTTTACCAACGGAGAGGCAAGTTATACAAAGAAGTTTCAGGCTTATATCCTGGACCTTTTACGCCTTGGTCTTACAATCAGTGCGGTGGCAAGGCATCTGAGGATAAACTGGCATGTTGTAAAAGATATCCACAAGGCTCATCTGCACAAACACTACCGCAATCCCAATCTGAAAGGATTAAGATGCATAGGCATAGACGAGTTCGCTGTCCATAAGGGTCAGATTTATAAGACAATAGTCGTTGACCACGAAACAGGACGTATAGTATATGTAGGCAATGGGAGGTCAAAGGAGGCCTTGGCAAAATTCTGGAGGAGAGTAAAGAGATTGAAAGTAAAGATAGAAGTTGTAAGCTCAGACCTCTCCGCCGCATTCATTTCCTCAGTAGGGCAAAATGCTCCCGACGCGATACATGTATATGATAGGTTCCATATCGTACAGCTCGTAGCTCAAGCGATGGACAAGACCAGACGCTCCGTATATAAGCAAACCACTGATATGGAACAGAGGAAGGTCATAAAAGGTAATAGATGGATACTGCTGAGGAAGGAACCTGAAAAATCAGACAAGAAGTATAAGAAGAGATTGGATAATATATTAGAAACAAACAAACCCTTAGCCACTGCATATTACCTGTATGAGGACATAGATCAGATATGGATGCAGAAAAACAAGGAAGAGGCTCTGAGACAATTAGAGTATTGGTGCAGACAGGCACAAGAGAGTAAGCTCTATTGTTTCAAGAAGGCTGCGGCTTCACTCATGGCCAGAAGAACTGGAATATCAGCATGGTATGATTACCAAATATCCAATGCAAGAGTCGAAGGAATAAACAATAAGATAAAAATGATAAAGAGAAAGGCATATGGATTTAGAGATGAGAAATACTTCGAGTTAATCTTGCTCGGATTATATGATGAAACCAACGCAATTATGCGATGA